The following is a genomic window from Staphylococcus saccharolyticus.
CAATGATGATATTTTCTTTGTTATTGGTACCGATCAGTACAAACAACTAGATAAGTGGTATAACATAGAACACTTAAAAGAAATCCTAACATTTGTCATTGTTAATAGAGATATTGATTTTCAAGAGGTAGACGAAGATATGATTTCTATAAAAATACCTCGTGTTGATATTAGCTCTACAATGATAAGAAAGAGAATTAAAAACAATGATAATATACAAGTTTTAGTCCCAAAAAAAGTAGAGAATTATATTAAGGAGGAAGGGTTTTATGGAGATAAGTAAAGCTAAAAAACTTATAAAAGATAAGCTACCAGAAAAACGTTATCAACACTCTCTTCGAGTTGCGGAAACTGCTGTAAAATTAGCAGAAATTTATGATGGCGACAAGAAAAAATCTGAACTAGCTGGTATCCTTCACGACTATTGTAAATATGATGATTTGAGTACAATGTATCAAATTGTTAGACAATATGATTTAGAAAGCGACTTACTAAGTTATGGTGGCGAAATTCTCCATGGTCCAGTCTGTGCTGCCTTGATGAAACATGATTATCATGTCAATGATGAAGAGGTTTTACTCGCCATTAAATACCACACTACTGGGCGACAACAAATGACTAAAACCGAAAAGCTTATTTTTATTGCAGATTATATTGAACCAGGGCGAAAAACCCCTGGAGTTGAAGAAATTCGAGATATGGCATACAATCAAGGTAGCTTAGATAAAACAATTTATGAGATTTCTAAGCGTACAGTTTTATTTTTGATTAGTAAAGACATTACAGTATATGGAGCGACAATTACTTGTTTGAATTATTATAATTATAGTGACGAAAGAATAAAGGATGATTAAATGAGTTCAGAAGAATTATTAAATATTGCTGTCGAAGCGACAGAGAATAAAAAAGCAGAAGATATAATTTCTCTAAACATGAATGGTATTAGTGATATGACTGACTATTTTGTAGTATGTCACGGCAATAACGAACGTCAAGTACAATCAGTTGCTAGAGCAGTTAAAGAAGCTGCACATGAAAACAATATTAATGTTAAACGAATGGAAGGTTATCACGAAGCTAGATGGATTTTAATTGATTTAGCTAATGTAGTGGTACACGTATTCCATAAAGATGAACGTAGTTATTATAACATCGAGAAATTATATCAAGATGCACCTATAGAAGCATATGGTCAGGTTGCATACTAATAATGGTGCAATATCAAGATATGAGTTTGGTATATGATCAACTCACTTAAGATCAACCATATGATTCATGGTTTAATATTGTAAAACACTATTCAGACCCATATGGCAACACTATATTAGATATTGGTTGTGGTACTGGAAGTTTAACTCGTCTTTTAAATTCATTAGGCGATGTAACTGGAATGGATTTAAGTGTGGACATGCTTTCAATTGCCAGACAAAAGTCTAATCAAGTGACATGGATTGAAGGTGATATGACTCAATTTGAGTTGAAACAAAAGTTCAATATTATAACAATATTTTGTGATTCACTGAATTATTTATCAACAGATAAAGATGTAAAAAAGACTTTCCAAACTGTATTTCATCATTTATCTGACAATGGTGTATTTATTTTTGATGTGCACACTGCATATAAAATGAATACATTATTTAATAATCAAAGCTATATTGATGAAACAGATAATGTTTTTGTAGGTTGGGATGCGATTAAAGGAAAAGAACCATTGAGTGTTTATCATGAGATGACTTTTTTTGTTATGCAACAAGATAGGAGTTACCAACGGTTTGACGAATCTCATTACCAAAGAACATTTTATGAAGATACTTATAAAAATTTTTTAAAACAAGTAGGTTTTACTGATATTAAAACCTTTACTGACTTCAACATTGAAGAACATAATGAAAACGCACATAGACTATTTTTTGTAGTACAAAAATAATCATCTAAAATAAAAGTAAAATCACTCCTTTATATGTTAATAAGTGTGAAGGGGTGATTTTCTGTTTAATTTAGATAAAAAGTATATCAATTTTATTGTCAAATGGAGAAGTTACATTATTACTAGTATTTTAGCTATAATTATATTAGTTTTTTTATAGTAAATAGAGGAGAGGATTATAGTAAAGAAGTTGAGAAAAATAAGAATTTTGATGAAATACAATATCTAGATGGCGGTAACCAAGACGAAAAAATTAAAATTAAAACTAAAACTATAAGTAAAGGTGATTTAACTGAAAATAAACAACTTAAAAATATAAAAATTTATATTGATGTTAAAGGAGCTGTAGAACACCCAAATGTTTATAAAATGTCATCTGTTGATAGAGTTATTGATGCTGTAAATGAGGCTAAACCTACAAAAGAAGCTGACTTATCTCAAATAAATCTCTCAGAGAGATTAATCGATCAAAAAATTATTTATATTCCTAGAAAGGGGGAGACTATTGTCTCTTCACCTCAATCATCAAATAAAACTTCCTCAACCTCAAATCAAAATCAGCAAATTAATTTAAATAATGCTACAGAAGCTGATTTAAAAAAATACCCGGTATTGGATCCACAAAAGCTAAGGAAATACTCAACTATAGAGAACAAAAGTGGGGGATTTAATAGCATTGAAGACTTAAAAAAAATTAAAGGTTTTGAAGAAAAAACTTATGAAAAGCTTAAAGATCAATTTATAATTTAACTTTTATGTGATTGCAATTGTAAATTGTAATAAGCTATAAATGTTGATTGTATTAAATAATTAAGGAGGCAGCTAGAGAATGGAAAGAATTAAATGGGAAGAGTATTTTATGGCGCAAAGTCATTTACTCGCACTTAGATCAACTTGTAAACGGCTTTCTGTAGGAGCCACAATTGTAAAAGATAATAGAATTATTGCTGGAGGATACAATGGTTCAGTGGCTGGTGAGGTACATTGCATAGACGAAGGATGTTTGATTGAGGATGGTCACTGTATTAGAACTATTCATGCTGAAATGAATGCTTTACTTCAATGTGCTAAGCAGGGTGTTTCTACAGAAGGAGCCACTATTTATGTGACACACTTTCCATGCTTAAACTGTACTAAATCAATCATTCAAGCTGGAATTAAAACAATTTATTACGCTCAAGATTATCATAATCATGATTACGCTATTAGATTATTAAAACAATCTGGGATTGAATATAAAAAGATACCATTTTCTCCTAAATATGTGTCACAATATCTTACAGAAGGATAAGCTATGTTCTATATAGTACTCTCTTTCTTAGTGGGGATACTTTGGATACATTTCAAAGTTATCTCTACTGCATTGTCAATTGTTATTTTAATTCTATACGTCATTAAAAAGTTAAAATACCCACATTTGTTATTAATTATTATTGCTCCATTTTTATCAAATATGTTAATTAATCACTATAATAAAGACTCATATAATCAAATAATTAATATTAAAACTCATCCATACATTAATCATTTTCTCACATTTAAAAGTTTTGAACACAAATCCCAAGTCTATACTGGTATCATAAATTATAAAACAAATGAATATAGATTCATATATAAATCTATGTTTCCTCATTTAAAACAAAATCTCACTCATTACTCGTGTGTAGTAAAGGGTAGATTTGATTTTGATAAAGATAAACCAACTTTGATTATCTCTACAATTAAATATAAGAGTTGTCAACTTAATAATTCATTTAATCCCATCTACAAACATCAACTGTATATTTATCAGAGTTATTATTTTTAATACTTTATTCCATATATACAGGCTTTGTTCCAAGCGCATTAAGAGCTATTGCTATGGCCATTCTCCTCATACTACTACCGAAAACTTATAAAAATTCTTCTCTCGATATTTTATCCTTTATCTTTATAATGATGGTCATTATAAATCCAAAGTTCATTTATAATATTGGTTTTCAGTTTTCATTTTTAATTAGTACGTTCCTTTTATTAGCACAACTCCACTTAAAAAATCTTACGCTTTCTAAAACTATCATAAACTATTACTTGTTTATCTCAATTTAGTTCTGTAATTATAAGTGCTTATCACTTTAATCAATTCCAATGGATAGGTTTTTTATCTAATATCTTTTTTGTTCCTTATTATAGTTTTATACTTTTCCCTTCAGTTATTTTTTTCTTTATTTTCTGTCATTTCAAACATCATAATTATTTGTTAAATAAAATTATGGATTCTCTCTTTCAATACCATGATTGGTTCATAACAAAATTTTTGTATTTTAATCATTACAAATGGTTTATTCCTAATCTAAATGAATATTCACTACTATTTTTAATCGTTACTTGTATTTTTTTACTACTTATTATGGCGTATAAAGTCTTAAAAATAGCCCTACCAGTTTTTTTAATAATTTTACTTCTTTTAAACAGCCACACAATGCAGAACTTACTTTATTTGATGTTGATCAAGGTGATAGTATTTTATTTAAGACCAATCATAATAAAAATATTATGATTGATACTGACGGAAAAGGTGATGAAAGGCATATTATGAACACCACAATATAGCAAAATTTAAAATTCTACCAAGTCT
Proteins encoded in this region:
- the rsfS gene encoding ribosome silencing factor, with translation MSSEELLNIAVEATENKKAEDIISLNMNGISDMTDYFVVCHGNNERQVQSVARAVKEAAHENNINVKRMEGYHEARWILIDLANVVVHVFHKDERSYYNIEKLYQDAPIEAYGQVAY
- a CDS encoding helix-hairpin-helix domain-containing protein encodes the protein MSSVDRVIDAVNEAKPTKEADLSQINLSERLIDQKIIYIPRKGETIVSSPQSSNKTSSTSNQNQQINLNNATEADLKKYPVLDPQKLRKYSTIENKSGGFNSIEDLKKIKGFEEKTYEKLKDQFII
- the yqeK gene encoding bis(5'-nucleosyl)-tetraphosphatase (symmetrical) YqeK, which gives rise to MEISKAKKLIKDKLPEKRYQHSLRVAETAVKLAEIYDGDKKKSELAGILHDYCKYDDLSTMYQIVRQYDLESDLLSYGGEILHGPVCAALMKHDYHVNDEEVLLAIKYHTTGRQQMTKTEKLIFIADYIEPGRKTPGVEEIRDMAYNQGSLDKTIYEISKRTVLFLISKDITVYGATITCLNYYNYSDERIKDD
- a CDS encoding ComE operon protein 2, with translation MERIKWEEYFMAQSHLLALRSTCKRLSVGATIVKDNRIIAGGYNGSVAGEVHCIDEGCLIEDGHCIRTIHAEMNALLQCAKQGVSTEGATIYVTHFPCLNCTKSIIQAGIKTIYYAQDYHNHDYAIRLLKQSGIEYKKIPFSPKYVSQYLTEG
- a CDS encoding ComEC/Rec2 family competence protein — translated: MSAYHFNQFQWIGFLSNIFFVPYYSFILFPSVIFFFIFCHFKHHNYLLNKIMDSLFQYHDWFITKFLYFNHYKWFIPNLNEYSLLFLIVTCIFLLLIMAYKVLKIALPVFLIILLLLNSHTMQNLLYLMLIKVIVFYLRPIIIKIL
- a CDS encoding ComEC/Rec2 family competence protein; protein product: MYTGFVPSALRAIAMAILLILLPKTYKNSSLDILSFIFIMMVIINPKFIYNIGFQFSFLISTFLLLAQLHLKNLTLSKTIINYYLFISI